Proteins encoded by one window of Engraulis encrasicolus isolate BLACKSEA-1 chromosome 21, IST_EnEncr_1.0, whole genome shotgun sequence:
- the zbtb26 gene encoding zinc finger and BTB domain-containing protein 26 isoform X2: MAEKQVILQFRFDNFGQSMLQKMEALRSQRRFCDVLVRINDLEVPGHKVVFAAGSPFLRDQFFLQDSEAEIQINTLQDAAVGQKVLLSCYTGLLEFPELELVNYLTVASFLQMGHIVEQCTQALTKFIKPRQVKDERALQEPSSKNRQQHQRGPSAEVRQQMVEHQEEAEVVEEENTSIVADHMLPPAPARVKSHSRPSDESRHSPLAVIKVESVSERMVDNNSMRCERVSHPPPLNSPEPQHSLINSTVENRMGDSSEASLVHMPEYSTSPLPGESARVWGGGHARASEKSMQWYHQCPKCSRVFRQLENYANHLKMHKLFMCVLCGKTFTQKGNLHRHMRVHAGIKPFQCKICGKNFTQKCSLLDHLNLHSGDKPHRCNYCEMVFAHKPVLRKHLKQLIVWWYIEFAPLFQSTFSQAMED; encoded by the exons ATGGCTGAGAAGCAGGTGATCCTCCAGTTCCGCTTCGACAACTTCGGCCAGTCCATGTTGCAGAAGATGGAGGCCCTGCGCAGCCAGAGGCGCTTCTGCGACGTGCTGGTCCGCATCAACGACCTGGAGGTGCCAGGCCACAAAGTGGTGTTTGCTGCCGGGTCCCCTTTCCTCCGCGACCAGTTCTTCCTCCAGGATTCCGAGGCGGAGATCCAGATCAACACTCTGCAGGACGCGGCGGTGGGCCAGAAGGTTCTGCTATCCTGCTACACGGGGCTTCTGGAGTTCCCAGAGCTGGAGCTGGTGAACTACCTGACGGTGGCGAGCTTCCTGCAAATGGGGCACATCGTGGAACAGTGCACTCAAGCGCTTACCAAGTTCATCAAACCGCGCCAAGTGAAGGACGAGCGCGCCTTGCAAGAACCTTCGAGCAAAAACAGACAGCAGCATCAGCGTGGTCCATCAGCAGAGGTGAGGCAACAGATGGTAGAGCACCAAGAAGAGgctgaggtggtggaggaggagaacacTAGTATCGTCGCAGATCACATGTTGCCTCCAGCGCCAGCCAGAGTGAAAAGCCACAGCAGACCCTCTGATGAATCTAGACACAGTCCTTTAGCCGTCATTAAAGTGGAGTCCGTTAGTGAACGCATGGTGGACAACAACAGCATGCGTTGTGAGCGAGTCTCCCATCCGCCCCCTCTGAACTCCCCTGAGCCACAGCACTCCCTCATTAACTCCACCGTGGAGAACCGCATGGGTGACTCTTCAGAGGCGTCACTGGTGCACATGCCTGAGTACTCCACGAGTCCCCTGCCTGGGGAGTCGGCCCGGGTGTGGGGCGGAGGACACGCGCGCGCCTCTGAGAAGAGCATGCAGTGGTACCACCAGTGCCCCAAGTGCTCCCGCGTCTTCCGGCAGCTGGAGAACTACGCCAACCACCTTAAGATGCACAAACTCTTCATGTGCGTGCTCTGCGGCAAAACCTTCACGCAGAAGGGCAACCTCCACAGGCACATGCGCGTCCACGCAGGCATCAAGCCGTTCCAGTGCAAGATCTGCGGGAAGAACTTCACACAGAAGTGCTCCCTGCTAGACCATCTCAACCTGCACAGCGGCGACAAGCCACACCGCTGCAACTACTGCGAGATGGTCTTTGCACACAAACCGGTGCTCAGGAAGCACCTCAAACAG ttGATAGTCTGGTGGTATATTGAGTTTGCGCCACTATTTCAAAGCACATTCAGCCAGGCGATGGAGGACTAA
- the zbtb26 gene encoding zinc finger and BTB domain-containing protein 26 isoform X1 — protein sequence MAEKQVILQFRFDNFGQSMLQKMEALRSQRRFCDVLVRINDLEVPGHKVVFAAGSPFLRDQFFLQDSEAEIQINTLQDAAVGQKVLLSCYTGLLEFPELELVNYLTVASFLQMGHIVEQCTQALTKFIKPRQVKDERALQEPSSKNRQQHQRGPSAEVRQQMVEHQEEAEVVEEENTSIVADHMLPPAPARVKSHSRPSDESRHSPLAVIKVESVSERMVDNNSMRCERVSHPPPLNSPEPQHSLINSTVENRMGDSSEASLVHMPEYSTSPLPGESARVWGGGHARASEKSMQWYHQCPKCSRVFRQLENYANHLKMHKLFMCVLCGKTFTQKGNLHRHMRVHAGIKPFQCKICGKNFTQKCSLLDHLNLHSGDKPHRCNYCEMVFAHKPVLRKHLKQVHGKNSFDNANEGCMQELEYSGLQDPNTENAQLDHLVLENGQYAV from the coding sequence ATGGCTGAGAAGCAGGTGATCCTCCAGTTCCGCTTCGACAACTTCGGCCAGTCCATGTTGCAGAAGATGGAGGCCCTGCGCAGCCAGAGGCGCTTCTGCGACGTGCTGGTCCGCATCAACGACCTGGAGGTGCCAGGCCACAAAGTGGTGTTTGCTGCCGGGTCCCCTTTCCTCCGCGACCAGTTCTTCCTCCAGGATTCCGAGGCGGAGATCCAGATCAACACTCTGCAGGACGCGGCGGTGGGCCAGAAGGTTCTGCTATCCTGCTACACGGGGCTTCTGGAGTTCCCAGAGCTGGAGCTGGTGAACTACCTGACGGTGGCGAGCTTCCTGCAAATGGGGCACATCGTGGAACAGTGCACTCAAGCGCTTACCAAGTTCATCAAACCGCGCCAAGTGAAGGACGAGCGCGCCTTGCAAGAACCTTCGAGCAAAAACAGACAGCAGCATCAGCGTGGTCCATCAGCAGAGGTGAGGCAACAGATGGTAGAGCACCAAGAAGAGgctgaggtggtggaggaggagaacacTAGTATCGTCGCAGATCACATGTTGCCTCCAGCGCCAGCCAGAGTGAAAAGCCACAGCAGACCCTCTGATGAATCTAGACACAGTCCTTTAGCCGTCATTAAAGTGGAGTCCGTTAGTGAACGCATGGTGGACAACAACAGCATGCGTTGTGAGCGAGTCTCCCATCCGCCCCCTCTGAACTCCCCTGAGCCACAGCACTCCCTCATTAACTCCACCGTGGAGAACCGCATGGGTGACTCTTCAGAGGCGTCACTGGTGCACATGCCTGAGTACTCCACGAGTCCCCTGCCTGGGGAGTCGGCCCGGGTGTGGGGCGGAGGACACGCGCGCGCCTCTGAGAAGAGCATGCAGTGGTACCACCAGTGCCCCAAGTGCTCCCGCGTCTTCCGGCAGCTGGAGAACTACGCCAACCACCTTAAGATGCACAAACTCTTCATGTGCGTGCTCTGCGGCAAAACCTTCACGCAGAAGGGCAACCTCCACAGGCACATGCGCGTCCACGCAGGCATCAAGCCGTTCCAGTGCAAGATCTGCGGGAAGAACTTCACACAGAAGTGCTCCCTGCTAGACCATCTCAACCTGCACAGCGGCGACAAGCCACACCGCTGCAACTACTGCGAGATGGTCTTTGCACACAAACCGGTGCTCAGGAAGCACCTCAAACAGGTGCATGGCAAGAACAGCTTTGACAACGCCAATGAAGGCTGCATGCAAGAGCTGGAGTACAGTGGACTGCAGGATCCCAACACTGAAAATGCACAGCTAGACCATTTAGTCTTGGAAAACGGACAATATGCAGTCTAG